Proteins from one Dromiciops gliroides isolate mDroGli1 chromosome 6, mDroGli1.pri, whole genome shotgun sequence genomic window:
- the LOC122732206 gene encoding caspase-3-like: MQCILISNRSTMASAEIPLDSKSTESSGVNILHNSKSAESGLSIDYLYKMDYPEMGLCVIINNENFHPNTDMPSRSGTDVDAAHLRDAFKSLKYEVRDKKDLTCKEIIELLYNVSKEDHSQRSSFICIILSHGEEGKIFGTDGSIELKEFTSFFKGDQCRSLVGKSKIFIIEACRGKELDCGVQPDSGTDDCGTQENTTRQKIPLEADFLCAYSTAPGYRSLGDEMAGSWFIQSLCAVLKEHGQKLEIMQILTRVNRKVALEFESKNSEVPSHTKKQVPCIVSTLTKELFFSS, from the exons tgtatTCTCATCAGCAATAGAAGCACCATGGCAAGTGCTGAAATTCCATTAGATTCAAAATCCACAGAAAGTTCAGGAGT AAACATCCTCCATAATAGCAAGTCGGCAGAATCTGGACTATCTATAGACTACCTCTATAAAATGGACTATCCAGAAATGGGGTTATGTGTAATAATCAATAATGAGAACTTTCACCCAAACACTG ACATGCCATCTAGGTCTGGTACAGATGTTGATGCAGCACACCTCAGAGATGCATTCAAGAGCTTGAAATATGAAGTCAGGGATAAAAAAGATCTGACATgtaaagaaataatagaattacTGTACAATG TCTCTAAAGAAGATCACAGCCAGAGGAGCAGTTTTATTTGCATCATTCTAAGTCATGGTGAAGAAGGAAAAATCTTTGGGACGGATGGATCTATTGAACTGAAAGAATTCACATCTTTCTTTAAAGGGGATCAGTGCAGAAGTCTAGTAGGAAAATCAAAGATTTTTATTATTGAG GCATgtagaggcaaagaattggattgTGGTGTTCAGCCAGACAGTGGCACTGATGACTGTGGCACTCAGGAGAACACGACACGCCAGAAGATACCTCTTGAGGCAGACTTCTTATGTGCATATTCTACAGCCCCAG gctACCGTTCTTTGGGAGATGAGATGGCTGGCTCTTGGTTTATTCAGTCACTTTGTGCAGTGCTGAAAGAGCATGGTCAGAAGCTTGAGATTATGCAAATCCTCACTCGAGTCAACAGGAAGGTGGCCCTGGAGTTTGAGTCTAAGAACTCAGAGGTTCCCTCCCATACAAAGAAGCAGGTGCCATGTATTGTGTCCACGCTTACTAAGgaactctttttttcctcctaa